In one Pseudomonadota bacterium genomic region, the following are encoded:
- a CDS encoding alpha/beta hydrolase, with amino-acid sequence MPNLVVGNQPTIHFQRAGAGETIVLIHGLGANLAFWFMSVGRVLARDYHIVCYDLRGHGGSDMPRHDYLLPHMVEDLNGLLDHLEIERAHIVGHSFGARVALAHAVLAPHRQATLTIADTQAKCLQGPMRLREWPHWPRWKRELVDMGHRGLPDDEEIITFELLKHFNDLSSGFAHGALASGSPAALTEDTQLPAPLNKKRAARRAAAAGARGAGKGAPSLRRRDMGRKGAARWTELMEQTSAKAEFADEQPLTREAIARIRVPTLAMYGALSHCIPSCRQLEKLIPRTHVAIVPEAGHFHPAVKPRRFVKLLDHFLREHPGASAAQALPVGRKRAAAIAARARQTGLR; translated from the coding sequence ATGCCCAACCTGGTCGTCGGCAACCAGCCCACCATCCATTTCCAGCGCGCAGGTGCTGGCGAGACCATTGTGCTAATCCACGGTCTGGGCGCCAACCTCGCTTTCTGGTTCATGAGCGTAGGGCGCGTGTTGGCACGCGACTACCATATCGTCTGCTACGACCTGCGCGGACACGGCGGGAGCGACATGCCTCGCCACGATTACCTGCTGCCGCACATGGTAGAGGACCTCAATGGCCTGCTCGATCACCTGGAGATCGAGAGGGCCCACATCGTCGGTCACAGCTTCGGCGCTCGCGTGGCCCTAGCCCACGCCGTACTCGCGCCGCACCGCCAAGCGACGCTCACGATCGCCGATACTCAGGCGAAGTGCCTGCAGGGCCCGATGCGTCTGCGCGAGTGGCCGCACTGGCCTCGGTGGAAGCGCGAACTCGTGGATATGGGTCACCGAGGGCTTCCCGACGACGAGGAAATCATCACCTTCGAGCTGCTGAAGCACTTTAACGACCTGTCTTCCGGCTTCGCTCACGGCGCCCTCGCCAGTGGCTCCCCGGCAGCCCTCACCGAGGACACGCAGCTCCCGGCGCCGCTGAACAAGAAGCGCGCAGCGCGTCGCGCGGCGGCCGCCGGCGCACGCGGCGCCGGCAAAGGCGCCCCCTCCCTACGCCGTCGCGACATGGGGCGTAAGGGAGCCGCGCGCTGGACGGAACTCATGGAGCAGACGAGCGCCAAGGCGGAATTCGCCGATGAACAGCCGCTGACCCGGGAGGCCATCGCGCGAATCCGCGTGCCGACCCTCGCCATGTACGGCGCGCTCTCGCACTGCATTCCATCCTGTCGACAGCTTGAGAAGCTCATTCCGCGTACGCACGTCGCCATCGTGCCGGAAGCCGGCCACTTTCACCCAGCGGTCAAACCACGACGCTTTGTGAAGCTGCTGGATCACTTCCTGCGTGAGCATCCGGGTGCAAGCGCAGCCCAAGCCCTGCCGGTCGGACGCAAACGCGCGGCTGCGATCGCCGCTCGCGCTCGCCAAACCGGCCTACGATGA
- a CDS encoding phosphopantetheine-binding protein, translating to MSNNEMTAAQGSDDVENGVISVINEMVSDWDLDNVSAISPGTSLMGDLEFESIDIVQLAVHLEQHFEQSGLPFEQLFMRDGDYVDDLTIQEIAGFLRDKLAS from the coding sequence ATGTCAAACAACGAAATGACCGCAGCACAGGGCAGCGACGACGTCGAGAATGGCGTCATCTCAGTGATCAACGAAATGGTGTCCGACTGGGACCTGGACAACGTTTCTGCCATCTCGCCGGGCACCAGCCTGATGGGAGATCTCGAGTTCGAATCGATCGATATCGTACAGCTCGCCGTACATCTAGAGCAGCACTTTGAGCAGAGCGGCCTGCCCTTCGAGCAGCTGTTCATGCGCGATGGGGACTACGTCGACGACCTGACGATCCAGGAGATCGCCGGGTTCTTACGCGACAAGCTCGCCAGCTGA
- a CDS encoding SDR family oxidoreductase: protein MDEQTRAEAQSPRGRRQQRPADVAIIGIGAALPGARSAREYWENILDRVDAITEIPPHRWDWRLYFDADRNAPDKIYSKWGGFLPDMPFDPLKYGIPPNAIKAVDPLQLMTLEVVRQALEDAGYGEREFDRERASIILGASGGAGDVGAQYAVRSELPRFAGALDGETAQRLPSWTEDSFAGILLNVAAGRAANRFDFGGLNYIVDSACASSLTAVYQAVSELEAGRSDLAVAGGVDTVQGPFGYLCFSKTQALSPRGRCRTFDTSADGIVISEGIAMLVLKRVEDAERDGDRIYAVIKGVGGSSDGRARSMTAPHPDGQIRALERAYDAAGYSPQSVGLFEAHGTGTVAGDTAELETVTRLLGEHGAKPKQSVIGSVKTMIGHTKASAGVAGLIKTSLALYHKVLPPHANVEKANSRIADADSPLTIVDQAQPWVSDGPRRAGVSAFGFGGTNFHVTLEEHAAERPAHEGAALRDAWPAELLIFSGSGVHEVGERIEQVAAQLEAGAQPTLRDLAYSLARQYTPGDRVATLVARAGDDLPTFLRMLLAHVRAPERAPLPPQAAFTASPLAGRGQLAVMFAGQGSQYPNMLREVALAFPEIAQVLKGADQWLADEIERAVPGSRLSRLIYTQALLSPQEEQEAVGTLMRPEIAQPALGVVEAGLWQLLQRFGLKPDMAAGHSYGEYAALYAAGVVDLESFIRLSEARGRFIVEAAKGRDLGTMAAVQADRGDVEQIAQDYTDVLVANHNAPKQSILSGSRESIGAAVERLLEAGFDAKPLKVGAAFHSPFVSPAATELANFMAQVPFRVPDFPVYSNTTARPHERSPEGIRRILAEHLGSPVEFVAEVEAMYRDGARVFVGLGPKNVQASLIDQILEGREHCVVRIDDHEGGLKGLVQGVGTLLTQGVKLDVSPLFAQRECREIDLANLASASREQEIGPHIWMLNGSAARRALDAPRQPLTVEEVADRQSALSSSSPPVMTGTSAASAPAPSTTAPTPTSPSTAPTPAPAQAPGAATFPGVATATAHPVASPLTSRPEQPLHKETTVSERPGSGDAPPAQDYYAPLEGERESVLALYQDTMRQFLATQESVMTAYLTGTPAASREGGALLAARRAAPRVRRVAAPVVPQVAAPAPTAAPVEVPAPAAVVAPAPAPVPAPAPAPVPAPVAAVPPPPPTPAPTPTPAPTPAPATAAAAGSGDPESVKSLLLGIVEERTGYPQSMLGLDQNLEADLGIDSIKRVEIVGALTKQLPAALVGGREDEVTEALNGQTTLQGMIDWLSAGATQKEAAAAPFELTGAEEAGCAALPRFIVQAQPEGVSGVTVDPLAAGLFVITRHSGLSAQVADAVEAQLQAEPGVAVAYWDIPAAVDETAFEAWLAQVQAEHGPLRGVIHTACLSAPVLALGSTSLEGFGTVTGWTEKAFAQLLRAGGAELSQGGRVVAGTALGGRFGRGQDRIGGVAPQGGVVGLIKSVGEEWPEAQLKVVDLDPARPIDELATTLLTELRLPGGRIETGYPGGVRHVFRSVAVPVQRSEAPSPLRLPCADWIVFATGGARGVTAEVLRTIAATGATLVLAGRKPLPEATPAAYEGLDANALRGQLLREAQASGEALRPVDVNRRVQSILQDREILANLADFQALGATVEYRVCDVRDEAQVASTLDDLYARFGRVDGVVHGAGILEDKLLADKTPDSFARVFDTKVDSAFLLARRLRTDTLKFFALFTSVAGRYGNSGQTDYATANELLNRMACQLHALWHGRVKVSAMNWGPWEGSRHGQGMVTPETRRKFESRGVRLVPAAGGAAAFFDEIVHAPLEDVEVVFGEGPWEQHELDAGAWRAESATPLIQAVTGEGPKWPLLAGMQSTSSEGGVLLYRRIHTGLDHYLAEHLLDDIPVLPAAVAVELFAECAGSLWPNRYVTEVVDLRVMRGLRLDDGGFDAQVLVSRPVTESGDADFEVALELRTAGLAGPPHYRGIVRLASEVPEPTAYQSVLHPAASPVSARQAYQERLFHGPCFQTVTRLAGIDAHGALAEVQASEPSEWLPQVRASNGWLFDPGWTDAAAQMGLLWAHAMEAESALPSRFGRVRRFGEGSLGPSRMHFLVYPERPPHQVRADVAFVDQDGRLRLYIERLECTSSPALNRLGGTWKGEICV, encoded by the coding sequence ATGGACGAACAGACGCGAGCGGAAGCGCAGTCCCCGCGCGGAAGGCGGCAACAACGGCCAGCCGATGTTGCCATCATCGGAATCGGTGCGGCGCTGCCCGGTGCGCGCAGCGCGCGGGAGTACTGGGAGAACATCCTCGATCGCGTAGACGCGATCACCGAGATCCCCCCTCACCGCTGGGACTGGCGACTGTACTTCGATGCAGATCGCAACGCGCCGGACAAGATTTACTCCAAGTGGGGCGGCTTCCTGCCGGACATGCCCTTCGATCCTCTCAAGTACGGCATTCCGCCGAACGCCATCAAGGCCGTCGATCCGCTTCAGCTCATGACTCTTGAGGTGGTACGTCAGGCCCTCGAGGACGCTGGCTACGGTGAGCGTGAATTCGACCGCGAGCGGGCGTCGATCATTCTCGGCGCGAGCGGCGGCGCCGGTGATGTGGGCGCTCAGTATGCCGTCCGGTCAGAGCTGCCGCGATTCGCGGGCGCGCTCGATGGTGAAACTGCCCAGCGCCTGCCGAGTTGGACCGAGGACAGCTTCGCGGGAATCTTGCTGAACGTGGCTGCCGGCCGCGCCGCGAATCGCTTTGACTTCGGTGGCCTGAACTACATCGTCGATTCTGCCTGCGCCTCTTCGCTCACGGCCGTCTATCAGGCGGTGAGCGAACTAGAGGCGGGCCGCAGCGACCTTGCTGTCGCCGGCGGCGTCGACACGGTGCAAGGTCCGTTCGGATACCTGTGTTTCTCGAAAACTCAGGCGCTAAGTCCGCGCGGGCGCTGTCGTACCTTCGACACGTCTGCTGATGGCATCGTCATCTCCGAGGGGATCGCGATGCTCGTGCTCAAGCGCGTCGAGGACGCGGAGCGCGACGGCGACCGGATCTACGCTGTGATCAAGGGCGTAGGGGGATCGAGTGACGGTCGCGCGCGCAGCATGACGGCACCGCACCCGGACGGTCAGATCCGCGCCCTAGAGCGCGCCTACGACGCAGCCGGTTACTCCCCGCAGAGCGTCGGACTATTTGAAGCCCACGGCACGGGTACCGTCGCCGGCGATACGGCTGAGCTTGAAACCGTGACCCGCTTGCTCGGCGAGCACGGGGCCAAGCCGAAGCAATCCGTGATCGGTTCGGTCAAAACCATGATCGGGCACACCAAAGCCTCGGCCGGCGTCGCCGGGCTGATCAAGACCTCCCTCGCCCTGTATCACAAGGTGCTTCCTCCGCATGCGAATGTGGAGAAGGCCAACTCCCGCATCGCGGATGCCGATAGCCCCTTGACCATCGTCGATCAAGCGCAGCCTTGGGTGAGCGATGGGCCGCGACGGGCTGGGGTCAGCGCGTTTGGATTTGGTGGCACCAACTTCCACGTCACCCTCGAGGAGCACGCAGCGGAGCGACCTGCGCACGAGGGGGCAGCCCTTCGCGACGCGTGGCCCGCGGAGCTACTGATCTTCTCAGGTTCTGGCGTGCACGAAGTGGGCGAGCGCATCGAGCAGGTGGCGGCACAGCTCGAAGCCGGTGCCCAGCCGACCCTGCGTGACCTGGCTTACTCGCTCGCTCGTCAGTACACGCCAGGCGATCGAGTGGCGACCCTCGTCGCACGGGCCGGCGACGATCTGCCTACTTTCCTACGTATGCTGCTGGCGCATGTTCGAGCCCCCGAGCGGGCCCCGTTGCCGCCGCAGGCTGCGTTCACGGCCAGCCCGCTCGCTGGTCGCGGTCAGTTAGCGGTTATGTTCGCCGGCCAAGGGTCGCAGTACCCGAACATGTTGCGCGAGGTGGCGCTTGCCTTCCCGGAGATCGCGCAGGTTCTCAAGGGTGCGGATCAATGGCTCGCCGACGAGATCGAGCGGGCGGTGCCCGGCAGCCGCTTGTCGCGGCTCATCTACACGCAAGCCTTGTTGTCGCCGCAGGAGGAGCAGGAGGCGGTCGGCACCCTGATGCGTCCGGAGATCGCCCAGCCGGCTCTAGGCGTGGTCGAGGCGGGTCTGTGGCAACTTCTACAGCGCTTCGGCCTCAAACCCGATATGGCGGCCGGTCACAGCTACGGCGAGTACGCCGCCCTCTACGCGGCTGGCGTTGTCGATCTCGAGTCCTTTATCCGCCTCTCCGAAGCCCGTGGTCGCTTTATTGTCGAGGCCGCGAAAGGGCGCGATCTCGGCACCATGGCGGCCGTGCAGGCTGACAGGGGCGATGTCGAGCAGATCGCCCAGGATTACACCGACGTCCTGGTGGCTAATCACAACGCGCCCAAGCAGAGCATCCTCTCAGGTTCGCGTGAGTCGATTGGCGCCGCCGTCGAGCGCTTGCTCGAGGCAGGCTTCGACGCTAAGCCGCTCAAAGTGGGGGCGGCCTTCCATTCGCCCTTTGTCTCGCCGGCCGCTACCGAACTGGCCAACTTCATGGCGCAGGTACCGTTCCGCGTGCCGGATTTCCCCGTTTACTCGAACACCACTGCGAGGCCGCACGAGCGCAGCCCCGAGGGTATTCGCCGGATCCTCGCGGAGCACCTCGGCTCACCGGTTGAGTTCGTGGCCGAGGTTGAGGCCATGTACCGGGATGGCGCACGGGTCTTCGTCGGTCTGGGACCAAAGAACGTGCAGGCGAGCTTAATCGATCAGATCCTCGAGGGTCGCGAGCATTGCGTTGTGCGTATCGATGATCACGAGGGTGGTCTGAAAGGATTGGTGCAGGGTGTTGGTACCTTGCTTACCCAGGGCGTTAAGCTGGATGTTAGCCCGCTGTTCGCACAGCGAGAGTGCCGCGAGATCGATCTAGCGAACCTCGCGTCTGCATCGCGCGAGCAGGAGATTGGGCCGCACATCTGGATGCTCAACGGCAGTGCCGCACGCCGCGCCCTCGACGCGCCGCGCCAGCCGCTGACCGTTGAGGAAGTCGCCGATCGCCAATCAGCGCTCAGCTCGAGCTCGCCTCCAGTCATGACAGGCACGTCCGCCGCGTCGGCGCCGGCGCCGAGCACGACTGCCCCCACGCCAACTTCCCCGTCGACTGCTCCCACCCCCGCCCCCGCGCAGGCACCTGGAGCGGCGACATTCCCGGGCGTCGCCACGGCGACCGCCCACCCGGTAGCTAGCCCTCTGACCTCTCGACCAGAACAACCATTGCACAAGGAGACAACCGTGTCTGAACGACCCGGAAGCGGTGATGCACCGCCGGCGCAGGATTACTACGCGCCCTTAGAAGGTGAGCGGGAGTCCGTGCTCGCGCTCTACCAAGACACGATGCGCCAGTTCCTGGCTACGCAGGAGAGCGTGATGACCGCCTACCTGACCGGCACGCCTGCGGCGTCTCGCGAAGGCGGAGCGTTGCTTGCGGCTCGGCGCGCGGCACCGCGCGTGCGACGGGTGGCTGCACCGGTGGTGCCCCAGGTCGCGGCGCCTGCCCCGACTGCGGCGCCGGTGGAGGTGCCCGCGCCAGCAGCCGTAGTCGCTCCCGCCCCAGCGCCCGTTCCCGCACCCGCACCCGCACCCGTCCCTGCGCCCGTCGCGGCCGTGCCCCCACCGCCGCCTACACCGGCACCAACGCCAACGCCAGCTCCGACACCTGCGCCGGCGACAGCCGCCGCAGCGGGCAGTGGCGACCCGGAGTCGGTCAAGAGCTTGCTGCTCGGCATCGTGGAAGAGCGCACGGGTTACCCGCAGAGCATGCTCGGCCTCGACCAGAACCTGGAGGCCGATCTCGGCATCGACTCGATCAAGCGAGTTGAGATCGTCGGCGCCCTGACCAAGCAACTCCCGGCGGCGCTCGTCGGAGGCCGGGAGGACGAGGTCACCGAGGCACTAAACGGTCAGACCACGCTGCAGGGCATGATCGACTGGCTAAGCGCAGGTGCAACGCAGAAGGAGGCTGCTGCAGCCCCTTTTGAGTTGACCGGGGCGGAGGAAGCGGGCTGCGCCGCTCTGCCCCGGTTCATCGTTCAGGCGCAGCCGGAGGGTGTTAGTGGGGTGACGGTCGATCCGCTTGCCGCTGGCCTCTTCGTGATTACACGGCATAGCGGCTTATCGGCGCAGGTGGCCGACGCCGTCGAGGCTCAGCTACAGGCGGAGCCTGGTGTTGCAGTCGCCTACTGGGACATTCCGGCGGCCGTCGATGAGACTGCGTTCGAAGCGTGGCTCGCGCAGGTACAAGCCGAGCATGGTCCACTTCGCGGTGTGATCCACACCGCGTGCCTGTCGGCGCCCGTACTGGCGTTGGGGAGTACCTCATTGGAGGGGTTTGGCACGGTCACCGGGTGGACGGAGAAGGCCTTTGCTCAGCTGCTTCGCGCCGGCGGGGCGGAGCTGTCGCAGGGCGGCCGGGTAGTCGCCGGTACAGCGCTCGGTGGTCGCTTCGGCCGTGGCCAGGATCGGATCGGCGGTGTCGCGCCCCAGGGGGGCGTCGTGGGCCTCATAAAGTCTGTAGGCGAGGAATGGCCTGAGGCACAGCTCAAGGTGGTCGATCTGGATCCTGCTCGACCGATCGATGAGTTGGCGACCACGCTGCTGACGGAGCTGCGCTTGCCCGGTGGGCGGATCGAGACGGGATACCCCGGCGGGGTTCGCCACGTGTTCCGATCCGTTGCTGTGCCGGTACAGCGCAGCGAAGCGCCCAGTCCCCTGCGCTTGCCTTGCGCGGATTGGATCGTGTTCGCTACAGGCGGTGCCCGCGGGGTGACGGCAGAAGTGCTGCGGACGATCGCAGCCACCGGAGCTACCTTGGTGCTGGCTGGCCGCAAACCGTTGCCCGAGGCGACCCCAGCGGCCTACGAGGGACTGGACGCGAATGCACTGCGTGGTCAGCTCCTGCGAGAGGCCCAAGCAAGCGGTGAAGCCCTGCGGCCGGTCGATGTGAATCGGCGAGTCCAATCGATCCTGCAGGATCGGGAAATCTTAGCCAACCTCGCTGACTTTCAAGCCCTGGGGGCCACCGTCGAGTATCGCGTTTGCGACGTCCGGGACGAGGCGCAGGTCGCATCGACGCTAGACGACCTGTACGCTCGTTTCGGCCGCGTCGATGGCGTCGTACATGGCGCCGGTATCCTCGAGGACAAGCTCCTCGCGGACAAAACGCCCGACAGCTTCGCTCGCGTCTTCGACACGAAGGTCGATAGCGCCTTTCTCCTCGCCCGGCGCTTGCGTACGGATACGCTGAAGTTCTTCGCGCTCTTTACTTCGGTGGCCGGTCGCTACGGCAACAGTGGGCAGACGGACTACGCTACGGCAAACGAGTTACTCAACCGCATGGCGTGCCAACTGCACGCCCTGTGGCACGGGCGGGTGAAGGTATCCGCCATGAACTGGGGGCCCTGGGAGGGCAGCCGGCACGGCCAGGGGATGGTCACGCCCGAGACGCGACGTAAGTTTGAGTCGCGCGGGGTGCGCCTGGTGCCTGCTGCGGGCGGTGCCGCCGCTTTCTTCGACGAGATCGTGCACGCCCCCTTGGAAGATGTGGAAGTGGTGTTTGGCGAGGGTCCCTGGGAGCAGCACGAGCTAGATGCGGGCGCCTGGCGAGCCGAAAGCGCTACGCCGCTGATCCAGGCCGTGACCGGGGAGGGCCCGAAGTGGCCACTGCTGGCGGGCATGCAGTCGACGTCCAGCGAGGGCGGGGTGCTGCTGTACCGACGAATCCACACGGGCCTGGACCACTATCTCGCCGAGCACCTGCTAGATGACATTCCGGTGCTACCCGCTGCGGTCGCGGTCGAGCTGTTCGCCGAATGCGCTGGCAGCCTATGGCCGAATCGCTACGTCACCGAGGTGGTGGATCTGCGGGTGATGCGCGGTTTGCGCCTAGATGACGGTGGCTTCGACGCTCAAGTGCTGGTCAGCCGGCCCGTGACTGAGAGCGGGGATGCCGACTTCGAGGTGGCTCTGGAGCTGCGTACGGCGGGGCTGGCCGGACCGCCGCACTACCGCGGCATCGTTCGCCTGGCCAGCGAGGTCCCTGAACCCACGGCATACCAGTCTGTCCTGCACCCGGCGGCGTCGCCGGTGTCGGCGCGCCAAGCCTATCAGGAGCGCCTGTTCCACGGTCCCTGTTTCCAGACTGTTACCCGCCTAGCGGGGATCGATGCCCACGGGGCCTTGGCTGAAGTGCAGGCGAGCGAGCCAAGCGAGTGGCTGCCGCAAGTACGGGCGTCCAATGGCTGGTTGTTTGATCCAGGCTGGACCGATGCGGCTGCCCAGATGGGTCTGCTTTGGGCCCACGCCATGGAGGCGGAGTCCGCTCTGCCAAGTCGCTTCGGCCGCGTACGGCGCTTTGGTGAGGGATCGCTCGGGCCGTCGCGTATGCACTTCCTAGTGTATCCGGAGCGCCCGCCCCATCAGGTGCGGGCCGATGTCGCTTTCGTCGACCAGGACGGTCGGCTGCGCCTGTACATCGAGCGTCTGGAGTGCACGTCCAGTCCAGCGCTCAATCGTCTGGGTGGCACCTGGAAGGGCGAGATCTGCGTCTGA
- a CDS encoding tetratricopeptide repeat protein, with the protein MATSSSGEWTPKARRLGRGVKAHMELGKAHMQAERYDDALAEYEAVIEQNPNLAPAHVAIGNVYYKQGNFEGALKHYQSAVTIDEKLAPAHMLSGNARLKLGDSAGALGEYEQALKLDPKLTSAQVRAGQLYAKEERYEPAEKALREALRLNPQLTAARLLIANIKQKQGEDEAAIGELQHAVRSKADLWAGHYQLGRLHMKKSDHGAARDAFEHVVKLQADNPLGHFWLGMAQRELGDNAAAEQALREAVRLNPQMPAAKMQLARTLQSSEKYDEALSLLRQMVKHKSDSVTIHVMIGDVHFAQGHHQEAVEEYEAAMLHGEDLAEKYPELEKVKSSSRDVKAKAQAYRDAFAKVTAERVEDREQSREKPQQKRRKRRALRLRKRGGAGS; encoded by the coding sequence ATGGCTACTTCTTCCTCGGGAGAGTGGACTCCCAAGGCCCGACGACTCGGTCGCGGCGTCAAAGCGCATATGGAGCTCGGCAAGGCTCATATGCAGGCGGAGCGCTACGACGACGCCCTGGCCGAGTACGAAGCGGTCATCGAGCAGAATCCAAACCTTGCCCCGGCGCACGTCGCCATCGGCAACGTCTACTACAAGCAAGGCAACTTCGAGGGTGCGCTCAAGCACTATCAGTCAGCCGTCACCATCGACGAGAAGCTCGCACCGGCCCATATGCTGAGCGGCAATGCGCGACTCAAGCTTGGGGACTCCGCCGGTGCCCTCGGCGAGTACGAGCAAGCGCTCAAGCTCGACCCGAAGCTCACCAGCGCGCAGGTGCGCGCAGGTCAGCTATATGCAAAGGAAGAGCGCTACGAGCCTGCAGAAAAGGCCCTGCGCGAGGCGCTGCGCCTCAACCCACAACTGACTGCTGCCCGCCTGCTGATTGCCAACATCAAGCAGAAACAGGGCGAGGATGAAGCGGCAATCGGCGAGCTGCAGCACGCTGTGCGCAGCAAGGCCGACCTCTGGGCTGGGCACTACCAGCTCGGTCGCCTGCACATGAAGAAGTCTGATCACGGGGCCGCTCGAGACGCCTTTGAGCACGTGGTCAAGCTGCAGGCGGACAACCCGTTAGGGCATTTCTGGCTCGGTATGGCACAACGCGAACTCGGCGACAACGCTGCCGCTGAGCAGGCGCTGCGCGAGGCGGTACGATTGAACCCTCAGATGCCTGCCGCAAAGATGCAGCTCGCCCGCACGCTGCAGTCGAGTGAGAAGTACGACGAGGCCCTGTCGCTGTTGAGGCAGATGGTCAAACATAAGAGCGACTCCGTCACCATCCATGTCATGATCGGGGACGTCCACTTTGCGCAGGGGCATCACCAGGAAGCCGTAGAAGAATATGAAGCGGCCATGCTGCACGGCGAAGACCTGGCGGAGAAGTACCCCGAGTTAGAGAAGGTCAAATCGTCATCGCGAGATGTGAAGGCGAAAGCGCAGGCCTACCGGGATGCCTTCGCAAAGGTCACCGCCGAACGCGTGGAAGACCGCGAACAGTCCCGAGAAAAGCCGCAGCAAAAGCGTCGCAAGCGGCGCGCGCTACGCCTTCGCAAGCGCGGTGGTGCTGGCAGCTAG
- a CDS encoding SDR family oxidoreductase has translation MSHPLSDRVVIITGAGSGIGRACAHICASQGARLALVDLRDDGLNEVKGELLGAGVSESNLLTMAASIRDEADMQRMAEQTIARFERIDALVACAGILRVGSELKTVADTTLEAWNTIVETNLTGTFLSNRAVLPAMMEQREGDIINISSTSGLKGRPFDGSYCASKFGIVGLTESLAEEVSRYGIRVQTVLPDAVATPLWDQNGPGALKPAQTLPAERVGEFIAYLLAMPRDTYLMNPVIAPFKAKKRRKG, from the coding sequence ATGAGTCATCCCCTGAGCGATCGAGTCGTCATCATCACCGGCGCCGGCAGCGGCATTGGCCGCGCGTGCGCTCACATCTGCGCCTCCCAAGGGGCCCGTTTAGCACTCGTAGATCTGCGCGATGACGGCCTCAACGAAGTGAAGGGCGAACTCCTAGGCGCGGGTGTCAGCGAGTCCAACCTGCTCACCATGGCGGCCAGCATTCGAGACGAGGCCGACATGCAGCGGATGGCCGAGCAAACCATCGCTCGCTTCGAGCGAATCGATGCCCTCGTCGCCTGCGCGGGCATCTTGCGCGTGGGAAGCGAGCTGAAGACCGTCGCAGACACCACCCTTGAGGCATGGAACACCATCGTCGAGACCAACCTTACCGGCACGTTCCTCAGTAACCGCGCCGTACTGCCAGCGATGATGGAACAGCGCGAAGGTGACATCATCAACATCTCCTCCACCTCTGGTCTCAAGGGGCGCCCTTTCGACGGCTCGTACTGCGCGAGCAAATTCGGCATCGTGGGGCTGACTGAATCGCTGGCGGAAGAGGTCAGCCGCTACGGCATTCGAGTGCAGACTGTTCTGCCCGACGCTGTTGCTACACCGCTGTGGGACCAGAACGGACCCGGTGCCCTGAAGCCCGCTCAGACCTTGCCCGCTGAGCGCGTCGGCGAATTCATCGCCTACCTGCTCGCCATGCCGCGCGACACCTACCTGATGAACCCGGTCATCGCCCCGTTCAAGGCAAAGAAAAGGCGCAAAGGCTAG
- a CDS encoding SDR family oxidoreductase, whose amino-acid sequence MIDSAEAPVAVVTGGSSGIGQAVAVALATDGWRVAVVGRSMERLTQSLTLIGAASAQARQPFEPLGLPFNVAKDVDMRAMADRTVDAFGRIDLLVASAGLGKRADTKRVMPHPTAELPLSEWEEVINVNLRGIFLSNRAVLPTMRAQGRGQIINVGSSTTPQGLRGTPFGPAYCASKFGMVGLTEVIAQEEERHGVRAQVIFPGPVETPLVDQTILARPFGGAVKAEHFADAVVFLARHPVDGVLVHPHLLPFRGYFEQAAAKQRPPATQQ is encoded by the coding sequence ATGATCGACAGCGCCGAGGCACCCGTTGCTGTGGTCACCGGTGGCAGCAGCGGGATCGGCCAGGCGGTGGCGGTCGCCTTAGCGACAGACGGCTGGAGAGTCGCCGTCGTCGGTCGCTCCATGGAGCGACTCACCCAAAGCCTCACCCTGATTGGCGCAGCGAGCGCGCAGGCGCGCCAGCCCTTTGAACCCCTAGGCCTGCCCTTCAACGTCGCCAAAGATGTGGACATGCGGGCCATGGCGGACCGAACCGTGGACGCCTTCGGACGCATCGACCTCCTCGTGGCCAGTGCCGGCCTGGGCAAGCGAGCAGACACAAAGCGTGTAATGCCCCACCCCACCGCCGAGTTGCCCCTCAGCGAGTGGGAGGAGGTGATCAACGTCAACCTGCGCGGCATCTTCTTGAGCAACCGCGCGGTACTGCCGACCATGCGCGCGCAGGGACGCGGCCAGATCATCAATGTCGGCTCATCTACAACCCCGCAAGGACTGCGTGGCACCCCCTTCGGCCCCGCGTACTGCGCCTCGAAGTTCGGCATGGTCGGCCTAACGGAAGTGATCGCTCAAGAGGAAGAGCGCCACGGTGTCCGCGCCCAGGTCATTTTCCCCGGCCCGGTCGAAACGCCGCTGGTGGATCAGACCATTTTGGCACGACCCTTCGGCGGCGCCGTAAAGGCCGAGCACTTTGCAGACGCGGTGGTGTTCCTGGCCCGACACCCAGTCGACGGTGTGCTGGTGCACCCCCACCTATTGCCGTTTCGTGGCTACTTCGAGCAAGCTGCCGCCAAGCAGCGCCCGCCCGCCACCCAACAATAG